From uncultured Pseudodesulfovibrio sp.:
TAAAGAAAAGCAGGAATTGATAGTTTGGGCGAGGGAGCAAAACCGCAAACTGGTGACTCTCGTTCACCCCAAGGCCATTATCTCCCATAGTGCCAAGATCGGACAGGGATGCCTGATCAATGCGGGCGCGATTATCCAGCCACATGTGACCATAGGTGACGGTGTCATGATCCATGCCAACGTCGTTGTCGAACACGATGCTGTTGTTGAAGAATGCGCCAACCTGGCACCCTCCGCGACACTGGCCGGGTGGGTCAGAATCGGCACACGCGCAACGGTGTATACCGGCGCACGCTGCATCCCCGGTGTGCAAGTGGGAGCGGACGTCATTGTCGCGGCCGGAGCCACGGTCA
This genomic window contains:
- a CDS encoding NeuD/PglB/VioB family sugar acetyltransferase, with the protein product MTNSPICIVGAGAQAKYSLDTISLLGLKAACVIRFGTEDTRFVPDNVPVYDGGRDALDGENLENCAFIMARPNNKEKQELIVWAREQNRKLVTLVHPKAIISHSAKIGQGCLINAGAIIQPHVTIGDGVMIHANVVVEHDAVVEECANLAPSATLAGWVRIGTRATVYTGARCIPGVQVGADVIVAAGATVINDIPDKSLAAGTPAVVKKSLN